From the genome of Solidesulfovibrio carbinolicus, one region includes:
- a CDS encoding response regulator, producing the protein MPSLAPMRFLIVDDDESIILFLRTFLSAYAECITASTGLEAVAAYEAALDEDRPFTAVFMDILLPGMDGNMVVQELRRIEEERPGRREPFKLIMISVLTDTRHVSESFFHGRADVYLPKPLRRETLIAELVKLGLIELQPAPA; encoded by the coding sequence GTGCCGTCTCTTGCTCCCATGCGGTTTCTCATCGTTGATGACGACGAGAGCATCATCCTTTTTTTGCGTACGTTCCTGTCGGCTTACGCCGAGTGCATCACCGCCTCCACCGGGCTTGAGGCCGTGGCCGCCTATGAGGCCGCCCTGGACGAGGACCGCCCCTTTACCGCCGTGTTCATGGACATCCTGCTGCCCGGCATGGACGGCAACATGGTGGTGCAGGAGCTGCGGCGCATTGAGGAGGAACGGCCGGGTCGCCGCGAGCCCTTCAAGCTCATCATGATTTCCGTGCTGACCGACACCCGCCACGTCAGCGAGTCGTTTTTCCACGGCCGCGCCGACGTCTATCTGCCCAAGCCCCTGCGCCGCGAAACGCTCATCGCCGAACTCGTCAAACTCGGCCTCATCGAACTCCAGCCCGCCCCCGCCTGA
- a CDS encoding glycosyltransferase family 2 protein, with amino-acid sequence MAQDQSLVVVVPFFNEEENIDNFFNRLVDGLGHRLKGIVAVDDGSTDQTVTLVQKHINILSVPIRLVRLSRNFGHQSALLAGCEQGCRLAEEVGADWIGTIDGDLQDRPEDFVSLLDVSDDQDVVYAVRAERHDGWVMRVFAPKFYRLLSRTSHFPIPQNAGTFSVIRTPVARQIVDCADADPYFPGLRAWVGYRQKGLLLDRQARGGGTSKVAIPGLIRLSLRALILYSDLPSRVVVGAAGVLFAVLAVLAAVVLALRLAGVILPTGVTSILLLEVFSLGLCAAFFSILTLMLGRIKTNSSRQKHWVVMSVEQADAGARKP; translated from the coding sequence ATGGCTCAAGACCAGTCTCTTGTCGTTGTTGTTCCTTTCTTCAATGAAGAAGAGAACATCGACAACTTTTTCAATCGCCTGGTCGACGGCCTCGGCCATCGTTTGAAAGGGATCGTGGCCGTGGACGACGGCTCCACCGACCAGACCGTCACCCTCGTCCAAAAGCATATCAACATCTTGTCCGTGCCCATCCGCCTCGTGCGCCTTTCCCGCAATTTCGGCCATCAATCCGCCTTGCTCGCCGGCTGCGAACAGGGCTGCCGCCTGGCCGAAGAGGTGGGGGCGGACTGGATCGGGACCATCGACGGCGATCTGCAGGATCGGCCCGAAGACTTTGTTTCGCTGCTGGATGTCAGCGACGACCAGGACGTCGTCTACGCCGTGCGGGCCGAACGCCACGACGGCTGGGTCATGCGCGTGTTCGCCCCGAAATTCTACCGGCTGCTCTCCCGCACGTCCCATTTTCCCATTCCGCAAAACGCCGGCACCTTCAGCGTCATACGGACCCCCGTGGCCCGACAGATCGTCGATTGCGCCGACGCGGACCCCTATTTCCCGGGACTGCGGGCCTGGGTGGGCTACCGCCAAAAGGGCCTGCTCCTGGATCGCCAGGCCCGGGGCGGCGGCACCTCCAAAGTGGCCATCCCCGGGCTGATCCGCCTGTCGCTTCGGGCGCTGATCCTGTATTCGGACCTCCCGTCCCGGGTGGTGGTCGGCGCGGCGGGCGTGCTGTTCGCGGTTTTGGCTGTTCTGGCCGCCGTGGTCCTGGCCTTGCGCCTGGCCGGAGTCATCTTGCCCACCGGGGTGACGAGCATCCTGCTGCTGGAAGTGTTCTCCCTGGGCCTGTGCGCGGCCTTTTTCTCCATCCTCACCCTCATGCTGGGGCGCATCAAAACCAATTCCTCCCGACAAAAGCACTGGGTCGTCATGAGCGTCGAACAGGCTGATGCGGGCGCCCGGAAACCATGA
- a CDS encoding dynamin family protein, whose product MEDGRLHDRLNSLKEHLQLENPLLVEAVGSFRKLDKVCRGLGLIGNDQSTISQIAWWPLISILGPFSAGKSTFINNYLDIPVQQTGSHAVDDKFTVICYNAAGESRVLPGTALNADLRFPFYKMSEELEKVEPGEGGRIDSYIRLKTCPSDKLRGLILIDSPGFDADAQRTSTLRITNHIMDLSDLVLVLFDARRPEPGAMRDTLTHLVAATINRRDSNKFIFILNQMDIAAREDNPEEVVGAWQRALAQQGLTAGKFYRIYSPTSAVPIDDPALRQRFEAKRDADMASIHTRMNQVRVERAYRIVGELEKLAREVEDVRVPELRGMMQRWRSGTLSRDCGIFGALGVVLAALYVLTGHPFTNGVVPGWLGWVFGEAWSTILFLLMSLGVAGWLHMLARKWSAASVARLVSKTYPHGPLREGLLRAFYKNTAPWRSIFRSEPAGWGVKYRKMLVSVIADSERFIQTLNDRYAHPSGVTAAAVVPPPPDPEPQGEGEAQPA is encoded by the coding sequence ATGGAAGACGGCCGGCTGCATGACAGGCTCAACAGCCTGAAGGAACATTTGCAACTGGAGAATCCGCTGCTTGTCGAGGCGGTGGGCAGTTTTCGCAAACTCGACAAGGTCTGCCGGGGGCTGGGGCTCATCGGCAACGACCAGTCCACCATCTCCCAGATCGCCTGGTGGCCGCTTATTTCCATCCTGGGGCCGTTTTCGGCCGGCAAGTCCACCTTCATCAACAACTATCTTGACATTCCGGTGCAGCAGACCGGCTCCCACGCCGTGGACGACAAGTTCACGGTCATCTGCTACAACGCCGCCGGCGAATCCCGGGTGCTGCCCGGCACGGCGCTCAACGCCGACCTGCGCTTCCCGTTTTACAAGATGAGCGAGGAGCTGGAAAAGGTCGAGCCGGGCGAGGGCGGCCGCATCGACTCCTACATCCGGCTCAAGACCTGCCCCAGCGACAAGCTGCGGGGGCTTATCCTCATCGATTCGCCGGGCTTCGACGCCGACGCCCAGCGCACCTCGACCTTGCGCATCACCAACCACATCATGGACCTGTCCGATCTGGTGCTGGTGCTTTTCGACGCGCGCCGCCCCGAGCCAGGGGCCATGCGCGACACGCTCACCCATCTCGTGGCGGCCACGATCAACCGCCGCGATTCCAACAAGTTCATCTTCATCCTCAACCAAATGGACATTGCCGCCCGTGAGGACAACCCTGAAGAGGTCGTGGGCGCGTGGCAGCGCGCCCTGGCCCAACAGGGCCTCACGGCCGGCAAGTTTTATCGTATCTATTCGCCCACCTCGGCCGTGCCCATCGACGACCCGGCCCTGCGCCAGCGGTTCGAGGCCAAGCGCGACGCGGACATGGCCAGCATCCACACCCGCATGAACCAGGTGCGGGTGGAGCGGGCCTACCGCATTGTCGGCGAGCTGGAAAAGCTCGCCCGCGAGGTGGAGGACGTGCGGGTGCCGGAGCTGCGCGGCATGATGCAGCGCTGGCGTTCGGGCACGTTGTCGCGCGATTGCGGCATTTTCGGCGCGCTGGGCGTGGTGCTGGCGGCGCTGTATGTGCTGACGGGCCATCCCTTCACCAACGGCGTGGTGCCTGGGTGGCTTGGCTGGGTGTTCGGCGAGGCCTGGAGCACGATTTTATTCTTGCTGATGAGCCTTGGTGTGGCGGGCTGGCTGCATATGCTGGCCCGCAAGTGGTCGGCGGCCTCGGTGGCCCGGCTGGTGTCCAAGACGTATCCGCACGGCCCGCTTCGCGAGGGGCTGTTGCGGGCGTTTTACAAGAACACCGCGCCGTGGCGTTCGATTTTCCGTTCCGAGCCGGCCGGCTGGGGGGTCAAATACCGCAAGATGCTGGTGTCGGTGATCGCCGACAGCGAGCGGTTCATCCAGACGCTCAATGATCGTTACGCCCATCCCTCGGGCGTGACGGCGGCGGCGGTGGTCCCGCCGCCCCCCGACCCCGAGCCCCAAGGCGAGGGGGAGGCCCAGCCTGCCTAG
- a CDS encoding type II toxin-antitoxin system MqsR family toxin, translating into MEKRKPTYDLGSFQDAARRGEVAVTRTAAQAAQRLGFDYDGMMAVIESMNRRHFYKSMTAYADNAAWQDVYHVPTSAGILYVKFMAGRISAFDLLSFKEK; encoded by the coding sequence ATGGAAAAACGAAAGCCGACGTATGACCTGGGCTCTTTCCAGGATGCGGCGAGAAGGGGCGAAGTCGCCGTGACGAGAACCGCCGCCCAGGCTGCCCAACGCCTCGGCTTCGATTACGATGGCATGATGGCGGTCATTGAGAGCATGAACCGCAGGCACTTTTACAAATCCATGACCGCCTACGCCGACAACGCGGCCTGGCAAGACGTGTACCATGTGCCGACATCCGCCGGGATTTTGTACGTGAAATTCATGGCTGGAAGGATTTCGGCCTTTGACCTGCTCTCTTTCAAGGAGAAATAG
- a CDS encoding type I restriction enzyme HsdR N-terminal domain-containing protein, producing the protein MHEESLGNVIRDYVTGEEVVETSYEEFRQALARLLVEERGFPKARLIPKIGVCFPADGQDYTRMIDLAASDEAGRTLLFVIFCSGEPGSYVRESLAAARVYDKGPVPLVLVTDTREAILLNVATGREIGRGMRAIPRYEELAALAAPMEPLPGDVLTRERRILFAYSEFLSGGCCQGACRPKARM; encoded by the coding sequence ATGCATGAGGAATCCCTTGGCAACGTCATCCGCGATTACGTAACCGGCGAGGAAGTCGTCGAGACCTCCTACGAGGAGTTCCGCCAGGCCCTGGCCAGGCTGCTCGTGGAAGAGCGCGGCTTTCCCAAGGCCCGCCTGATCCCGAAAATCGGCGTCTGCTTCCCGGCCGACGGCCAGGACTACACCCGCATGATCGATCTGGCCGCATCCGACGAAGCCGGGCGCACGCTGCTTTTCGTCATCTTCTGCTCCGGCGAGCCCGGCAGCTACGTCCGCGAATCCCTGGCCGCCGCCCGGGTCTACGACAAAGGCCCCGTGCCGCTGGTGCTGGTTACCGACACCCGCGAGGCCATACTGCTTAACGTCGCGACCGGCCGGGAGATCGGCCGGGGGATGCGGGCCATCCCGCGCTACGAGGAACTGGCCGCCCTGGCCGCGCCCATGGAACCGCTGCCGGGCGACGTGCTCACCCGGGAACGCCGCATCTTATTCGCCTACAGCGAATTCCTCTCCGGCGGCTGCTGCCAGGGAGCCTGCCGGCCAAAGGCGAGAATGTAG
- a CDS encoding ArnT family glycosyltransferase, with the protein MRHDVFRISYRLPRSVLAALLVFVAVHTVAICNMRGVADPQGYNFNSNKPLPVNSYEDDAQVSLMHALGYYGPTTNTFDVATNFGGPLLHGARPVIWAAAKLGFVQRFEDRSLYVLYPAEMLRIFKIFSFYKLAFLLAIPLGVFWLLRNHVSERAGVLGAWLMVSVPFLTGFELRLKPDGVVFGLTMLSMLYQLAFARDGRARHLYAAVALLAVSFAMKFTMATVVFPFAACLWAGLAGRGLRPFRGPGLALVAKAAGLGLGLFVLANPRIIPGAWIFYDFIVRYSSLNKKTAVKGDFWATIVFRLTHFEALLGKALGLVAIPAFLAAVWRSVREGRRVTAVNCLTALYVLQLLFLWFVANDHVVGNITYYYYGQSLLTAVLAALLFDWLATLGAGSRRAVLGLDVLAAGLVVATMAANLDVLRFSCGQSTRQMAQGWFEANVAAGASVGIPLAPSAHLVFSDRYLLDPFRHRILLLGQDGGETETLRPDYVFWVRSNPLMPLFASPGYEQVALFDAGRDLPREPYTFFQDDIYAVYKRLEAPVTPPAAGPADPDAALGAALAGEGDCNIVEYHASGIFPVQMTVFLRARGQYLPLGPGLFFAALRAPVSPPAYPHQLTPELLTLWGVKYLYARQDEAVERQTLADPRFALTPAELPPGKSLPEGLGLFRYGGYQGMAHFLPDAPAGEKLAVVPRWQGLLARHKLLPYGRLYPAGAAPGERNLLRVRMRVACTGRMDLLLKGAGQPLSLLLGPGDNDIDVPLPVSGVAEPGYELNAAEPGAQGEVRSIATEPMAILPATCFSADPYNAFAAVTAEAAGQVAFSLPYHPAWRAMVDGVPARPERGPGNVVTVPVGPGRHFVALEFDGTRN; encoded by the coding sequence ATGCGCCACGACGTTTTTCGCATTTCCTACCGTCTGCCCCGGTCGGTCCTGGCCGCCCTGCTGGTCTTTGTCGCCGTCCACACCGTCGCCATCTGCAACATGCGCGGCGTGGCCGATCCCCAGGGCTACAACTTCAATTCCAACAAGCCGCTGCCGGTCAACAGCTACGAAGACGACGCCCAGGTCTCCCTCATGCACGCCCTGGGCTACTACGGGCCCACCACCAACACCTTTGACGTGGCCACCAATTTCGGCGGGCCGCTGCTCCACGGCGCACGGCCGGTCATCTGGGCCGCGGCCAAGCTCGGTTTTGTCCAGCGTTTCGAGGACCGCAGCCTGTATGTGCTGTACCCGGCCGAGATGCTGCGCATCTTCAAGATCTTCTCGTTTTACAAGCTGGCCTTCCTGCTCGCCATTCCCCTGGGCGTGTTCTGGCTGCTGCGCAACCACGTCAGCGAACGGGCCGGGGTGCTGGGGGCCTGGCTCATGGTTTCCGTGCCGTTTCTGACTGGCTTCGAGCTGCGGCTCAAGCCCGACGGCGTGGTCTTCGGCCTGACCATGCTGTCCATGCTCTACCAGCTGGCCTTTGCCCGGGACGGCCGTGCGCGCCACCTGTACGCGGCCGTGGCCTTGCTCGCCGTCTCCTTTGCCATGAAATTCACCATGGCCACGGTGGTCTTTCCCTTCGCGGCCTGTTTGTGGGCCGGCTTGGCCGGACGGGGGCTGCGGCCGTTTCGGGGGCCGGGCCTGGCGCTTGTCGCCAAGGCCGCCGGCCTGGGCCTGGGCCTTTTTGTCCTGGCCAACCCCCGCATCATCCCCGGGGCCTGGATCTTTTACGACTTCATCGTCCGCTACTCCAGCCTCAACAAGAAAACGGCGGTCAAGGGCGATTTCTGGGCCACCATCGTCTTTCGCCTGACCCATTTCGAAGCCTTGCTCGGCAAGGCCCTGGGCCTGGTCGCCATCCCGGCCTTCCTGGCCGCCGTCTGGCGCTCGGTCCGGGAAGGCCGGCGGGTCACGGCCGTCAACTGCCTGACCGCCCTGTACGTGCTCCAGCTCCTGTTCTTGTGGTTCGTGGCCAACGACCACGTGGTCGGCAACATCACCTACTATTATTACGGCCAGTCCTTGTTGACGGCGGTGCTCGCCGCCTTGCTGTTCGACTGGCTGGCCACGCTCGGGGCCGGCTCGCGCCGGGCCGTCCTGGGCCTGGACGTCCTGGCGGCGGGCCTGGTCGTCGCCACCATGGCCGCCAACCTCGACGTGCTGCGTTTTTCCTGCGGCCAGAGCACCCGGCAGATGGCCCAGGGCTGGTTCGAGGCCAACGTTGCGGCCGGAGCCTCGGTCGGCATCCCGCTGGCCCCTTCGGCCCATCTGGTTTTCAGCGACCGCTATCTGCTCGACCCCTTCCGCCACCGCATCCTGCTTTTGGGCCAGGACGGCGGGGAAACCGAAACCCTGCGGCCCGACTACGTGTTCTGGGTGCGCTCCAATCCGCTCATGCCGCTTTTCGCCAGCCCCGGCTACGAGCAGGTGGCCCTGTTTGACGCCGGCCGCGACCTGCCTCGCGAGCCCTACACGTTTTTCCAGGACGACATCTACGCCGTCTACAAGCGCCTTGAAGCGCCGGTGACGCCGCCCGCCGCCGGCCCCGCCGACCCGGACGCGGCTCTGGGCGCGGCCCTGGCCGGCGAAGGCGATTGCAACATCGTTGAATACCACGCCTCGGGCATCTTCCCCGTGCAGATGACGGTCTTTCTGCGCGCCCGGGGCCAGTATCTGCCCTTGGGGCCGGGATTGTTCTTCGCCGCCCTGCGCGCCCCGGTCTCGCCGCCGGCCTATCCCCACCAGCTCACGCCCGAGCTGCTGACCCTGTGGGGCGTCAAATACCTCTACGCCCGCCAGGACGAGGCCGTGGAGCGCCAGACCCTGGCCGATCCCCGGTTCGCCCTGACCCCGGCCGAGCTGCCCCCCGGCAAGAGCCTGCCCGAGGGCCTTGGGCTTTTCCGCTACGGCGGCTACCAGGGCATGGCCCATTTCCTGCCCGACGCCCCGGCCGGCGAAAAGCTTGCCGTCGTGCCGCGCTGGCAGGGCCTTTTGGCCCGCCACAAGCTTTTGCCCTACGGCCGGCTCTATCCGGCCGGGGCCGCGCCCGGAGAGCGCAACCTCCTGCGGGTGCGGATGCGGGTGGCCTGCACCGGCCGCATGGACCTGCTGCTCAAGGGCGCGGGCCAGCCGCTCAGCCTGCTGCTTGGTCCGGGAGACAACGACATCGACGTGCCGCTGCCCGTTTCCGGCGTGGCCGAGCCGGGCTACGAGCTCAACGCCGCCGAGCCCGGAGCCCAGGGCGAGGTGCGCTCCATTGCCACCGAACCCATGGCCATCCTGCCGGCGACCTGTTTTTCCGCCGATCCCTACAACGCCTTTGCCGCGGTCACGGCCGAGGCGGCCGGCCAGGTGGCCTTTTCCCTGCCCTACCATCCGGCCTGGCGGGCCATGGTGGACGGCGTGCCGGCCCGGCCCGAGCGGGGTCCGGGCAACGTCGTGACCGTCCCTGTCGGTCCGGGACGCCATTTCGTCGCCCTGGAGTTCGACGGCACGCGCAACTGA
- a CDS encoding periplasmic heavy metal sensor, with the protein MRVKSLHIVFSALAILALTSSLALARGGMGGGQGGCPGMGGGWGQLSPEKQAAFQKLHDAFAAKTAQLRADLGVKMAELNALSVAATPDQAKIDAVTKQIGDLQAKLLSERTQFRIQVSKEVGPGVAGGGCPGMGGGMGGYHGGGCQ; encoded by the coding sequence ATGCGCGTCAAGTCGCTTCACATCGTTTTCTCGGCTCTGGCCATCCTGGCCCTGACTTCTTCCCTGGCTCTGGCCCGCGGCGGCATGGGCGGCGGCCAGGGCGGCTGCCCCGGCATGGGCGGCGGCTGGGGACAGCTCAGCCCGGAAAAGCAGGCGGCCTTCCAGAAGCTCCATGACGCCTTCGCGGCCAAGACCGCCCAGCTGCGCGCCGACCTCGGCGTCAAGATGGCCGAACTCAACGCCCTGTCCGTGGCTGCCACCCCGGACCAGGCCAAGATCGACGCCGTGACCAAGCAGATCGGCGACTTGCAGGCCAAGCTGCTCTCCGAGCGCACCCAGTTCCGTATCCAGGTGTCCAAGGAAGTCGGCCCGGGCGTGGCCGGCGGCGGCTGTCCCGGCATGGGCGGCGGCATGGGCGGCTACCACGGCGGCGGCTGCCAGTAA
- a CDS encoding SHOCT domain-containing protein, producing the protein MCAIPGFPFFPGGWLTMLLLLVLAALIVSGLARTRNDKRRQAVRRGAAADRDDALDILRRRLAEGAISPEDYDRLRKIVAAPATDGNR; encoded by the coding sequence ATGTGCGCGATCCCCGGTTTCCCCTTCTTCCCGGGCGGATGGCTGACCATGCTGCTCCTGCTCGTCCTCGCCGCCCTGATCGTTTCGGGTCTGGCCCGGACCCGAAACGACAAACGGCGGCAAGCGGTGCGACGCGGCGCGGCCGCCGACCGCGACGACGCCCTGGACATCCTGCGACGGCGATTGGCCGAGGGGGCGATAAGCCCTGAAGACTACGACCGGCTGCGCAAAATCGTCGCCGCCCCGGCAACCGACGGGAACAGATAG
- a CDS encoding BrnA antitoxin family protein — translation MLRRRRRLPSPTDSGRVRLGDLLSETKERVSIRLDRDVLAWFRSRRKKGYQTAIKAVPRAFMESQERGKRP, via the coding sequence GTGTTGCGACGGCGTAGGCGGCTTCCCTCGCCAACCGACTCGGGCCGCGTGCGCCTGGGTGACCTGCTGTCCGAAACCAAGGAACGTGTCTCCATCCGCCTGGACCGCGACGTGCTGGCCTGGTTTCGCTCCCGGCGGAAAAAGGGCTACCAAACGGCTATAAAAGCCGTGCCGCGAGCCTTCATGGAAAGCCAGGAGCGCGGCAAACGGCCATAA
- a CDS encoding tetratricopeptide repeat protein, producing the protein MGTKTSGEATVGRSAALLGAGLALLAGIFLGFTIRGMMDSPSKGSAPAAQQQMPPPQAQQQAQPVAPALLDRIKALEKQTQLEPANVAAWTELGNLYFDTDQPEKAIPAYEKSLTLEPGNPDVLTDLGVMYRHVNKFDKALECFNKALAINAAHVIASYNKSIVLEHDKNDRAGAVAALKALAAKNPQAVLPGNKPVAQAIQELSQ; encoded by the coding sequence ATGGGCACCAAAACATCCGGCGAGGCGACGGTAGGTCGCAGCGCCGCCCTCCTCGGGGCCGGGCTGGCCCTTCTGGCCGGCATCTTTCTGGGATTCACCATTCGCGGCATGATGGACAGCCCGTCCAAGGGCAGCGCGCCCGCCGCCCAGCAGCAGATGCCGCCGCCCCAAGCCCAGCAGCAGGCGCAGCCGGTTGCTCCGGCCCTGCTCGACCGCATCAAGGCCCTGGAAAAACAGACCCAGCTCGAACCGGCCAACGTGGCCGCCTGGACGGAGCTGGGCAATCTCTATTTCGACACCGACCAGCCCGAAAAGGCCATCCCGGCCTATGAGAAGTCGCTGACCCTGGAGCCGGGCAACCCCGATGTGCTCACCGATCTGGGCGTCATGTACCGCCACGTGAACAAGTTCGACAAAGCGCTGGAGTGCTTCAACAAGGCCCTGGCCATCAACGCCGCCCACGTCATCGCCAGCTACAACAAGAGCATCGTGCTGGAGCACGACAAGAACGACCGCGCCGGCGCGGTGGCGGCGCTGAAGGCCCTGGCCGCCAAAAACCCGCAAGCCGTGCTGCCCGGCAACAAGCCCGTGGCCCAGGCCATCCAGGAGCTGTCGCAGTAG
- a CDS encoding Hpt domain-containing protein — protein MNATFSRLPTTVRVSQTLKPLYLRFLETQMRHLAGIAPALAAGDTDEARRLAHNVKGAAGTYELPDAAALAAAAEAAIHDGRQEEALAMAATLGGYFAALNVIFVGPQPRNDALAGQPETS, from the coding sequence ATGAACGCGACATTTTCCAGGCTGCCGACGACCGTCCGCGTCAGCCAGACCCTTAAGCCCCTTTATCTGCGGTTTCTCGAAACCCAGATGCGGCATCTGGCCGGCATCGCGCCCGCCCTGGCCGCCGGCGACACGGACGAGGCCCGCCGACTGGCTCATAACGTCAAAGGCGCCGCCGGCACCTACGAACTCCCGGACGCCGCCGCCCTGGCCGCCGCCGCCGAAGCCGCCATCCACGACGGACGCCAGGAGGAAGCCCTGGCCATGGCCGCCACTCTGGGCGGCTACTTCGCAGCCCTCAACGTCATTTTCGTCGGGCCGCAACCCCGGAACGACGCCCTTGCCGGGCAGCCCGAAACATCGTAG
- a CDS encoding class I SAM-dependent methyltransferase, with translation MTNAAKTPKKPLQSRFPRLWLTAQYLLAGFFYRGRAIVKHLDGRRRVLEVGCSVGIDSVHFSKRPCDYLGVDIDADAIALAAQRYRDKGHMRFLLQDVRTLSPADHAFDFILFCGSLHHMPDADAVSILNHTAGLLAPDGIMVVIDYALHDNPGWMERFILALEEGRHVREQDAFLALLTQIPDMEIAEQEIFRNPAFLLPWPIMAHKFCLKLRKRQPAGGQPAP, from the coding sequence ATGACCAACGCCGCAAAGACGCCAAAAAAGCCGCTGCAGTCCCGATTTCCCCGCCTTTGGCTGACGGCCCAGTATCTGCTGGCCGGATTCTTTTACCGCGGCCGGGCCATCGTCAAACACCTGGACGGCCGTCGGCGCGTCCTGGAAGTGGGCTGTTCCGTGGGCATCGACAGCGTCCATTTCTCCAAACGCCCCTGCGACTACCTGGGCGTGGACATCGACGCCGACGCCATCGCCCTGGCCGCCCAACGCTACCGCGACAAGGGGCACATGCGCTTTCTCCTTCAGGACGTGCGCACCCTGTCCCCGGCCGACCACGCCTTTGATTTCATCCTCTTTTGCGGCTCCCTGCACCACATGCCCGACGCCGACGCCGTCTCCATCCTCAACCACACGGCCGGGCTGCTGGCCCCGGACGGGATCATGGTGGTCATCGACTACGCCCTGCACGACAACCCGGGCTGGATGGAACGCTTCATCCTGGCCCTGGAAGAAGGCCGCCATGTCCGGGAGCAGGACGCCTTCCTGGCCCTTTTGACCCAAATCCCGGACATGGAGATCGCGGAGCAGGAAATCTTCCGCAACCCGGCCTTCCTGCTGCCCTGGCCCATCATGGCCCACAAGTTCTGCCTCAAGCTGCGTAAACGCCAACCGGCCGGCGGACAGCCGGCGCCATAG
- a CDS encoding type II toxin-antitoxin system MqsA family antitoxin: METHPLCHEDGTEMVRDVRPVEFSYKGQTMTVAMPGWYCPKCGEGLYTRADMKVSDRALNAMKARCEGLLDGPQVKRIRKKLGLTQAAAGDLIGGGPKAFTKYEKGDALTSRAVTNLLKVLDALPDALTILRENQDRPSC; the protein is encoded by the coding sequence ATGGAAACACATCCCCTGTGCCACGAGGACGGAACCGAAATGGTCCGTGACGTGAGGCCGGTGGAATTTTCCTACAAGGGCCAGACCATGACTGTCGCCATGCCCGGATGGTATTGCCCGAAATGCGGGGAAGGCCTCTATACCCGTGCGGACATGAAGGTCTCCGACCGGGCACTAAACGCCATGAAGGCGAGGTGCGAGGGGCTGTTGGACGGCCCGCAGGTCAAGCGCATCCGCAAAAAGCTCGGGCTGACCCAGGCGGCGGCCGGCGACCTCATCGGCGGCGGACCGAAGGCGTTCACCAAGTATGAAAAGGGGGACGCCCTGACCAGCCGGGCCGTGACCAACCTGTTGAAGGTGCTGGACGCCTTGCCTGACGCGCTGACCATCCTTCGGGAAAATCAGGACCGTCCTTCCTGCTGA